In one Magallana gigas chromosome 7, xbMagGiga1.1, whole genome shotgun sequence genomic region, the following are encoded:
- the LOC105341851 gene encoding beta-1,4-galactosyltransferase 4, with amino-acid sequence MSAFAKLSFGAVITVQIFVICVWLFYYRKNTFNFQQSFNNSIVNRKSATAEQRNRTYIYLERDAKTDDRNKNYTHPESVETEEGNKTYTLSTSYFNATTSTNKEKDSLIKCPLIPPGLAGKLKVDKTPKTIEAIEKKYEMLKDGKFKPKNCTARQKVAILIPFRDRESHLGIFLNHMHAFLMKQQLEYGIYVVEQTKGLEFNRGFLFNVGYKEALKDSDYDCFVLHDVDLLPENDHNIYTCPDQPKHLAIASEKWQYKLPYASYFGGVSALTREQYETINGFSNEFFGWGGEDDDFYNRVAWAKMSVYRSISDVGRYSALEHKPGAANPKRNDIVSKGKERMWKDGLNSLKYEIIQKTYKKLYIHIIVKIV; translated from the exons ATGTCAGCTTTTGCCAAGCTCTCCTTCGGCGCCGTTATTACTGttcaaatatttgttatttgtgTATGGCTATTTTACTATAGAAAAAACACCTTCAATTTTCAACAATCATTCA ACAACAGCATTGTTAATCGAAAGTCTGCAACGGCGGAACAGAGAAACAGGACGTACATTTACTTAGAACGTGATGCAAAGACGGACGACAGAAATAAAAACTACACCCATCCAGAGTCTGTCGAGACGGAAGAGGGAAATAAGACGTATACTCTGTCAACTTCATACTTCA aTGCCACAACATccacaaataaagaaaaagattcACTTATAAAGTGTCCACTTATTCCTCCCGGtttag CTGGAAAACTAAAAGTCGATAAAACACCAAAGACCATTGAGGCCATTGAAAAGAAATATGAGATGCTGAAAGACGGcaaatttaaaccaaaaaacTGTACGGCTCGACAGAAAGTAGCCATACTCATTCCATTTCGTGACAGGGAAAGTCATTTAGGCATTTTTTTGAACCACATGCATGCCTTTCTCATGAAGCAACAGCTCGAATATGGAATCTATGTCGTGGAACAG actaAAGGTCTGGAATTTAATCGAGGTTTTTTGTTCAATGTTGGATATAAAGAAGCACTCAAGGACTCTGACTACGATTGTTTTGTGCTTCACGATGTAGACCTCCTCCCGGAAAACGATCACAACATTTACACCTGTCCTGACCAACCTAAACATTTAGCTATTGCCTCTGAGAAATGGCAATACAA GTTACCATACGCGTCCTATTTTGGTGGTGTTTCGGCCTTGACACGAGAACAATATGAGACTATCAATGGGTTTTCAAATGAATTCTTTGGTTGGGGTGGTGAGGATGATGATTTTTACAACAG AGTAGCATGGGCTAAAATGTCTGTATATCGATCAATAAGCGATGTTGGACGATATTCTGCTCTTGAACACAAACCTGGTGCTGCAAATCCGAAGAG gAATGACATCGTAAGTAAAGGAAAAGAACGAATGTGGAAAGACGGGCTGAATTccctgaaatatgaaataatacAAAAGACTTACAAAAAACTTTACATTCATATCATTGTGAAAATCGTTTAA